ATTTAAGGTGCGGTTGCATTTTTCCTACCGCTTGTCAGCGATTGCCTCAACCGAATTAATATGCCCTACAGCcggtataatatatttaaattactaaAGTCTAATTCAAACGGAACCCCTTAAATAGTATTGGTCTTACAAGAGAAGTCTGCTGTTTGATAATTTATCAAGTCGCAAGCCACAGTGAAGAAGTTTGGATACTGcccaaatgaatatttaaatacaaatgttaaataaattcgAGCCACTTAATTGGTTGACAAATTCTCAGCGGCTcgtttatgcaaatgagccaATAAAGATCTTTTGTCCGATCCATAGGCAGATCTTATTTAACGCATTCCGCAGAGCTGCGACTTCAGAATCGGAACCATAAAATATACGAATGGCCAGTATTTGGACATTTATAGATCCAGATGTGTCCGAAGGCGGGACTGTTTTGAATAGATATCGCATTTGTTTGGGGCATACTCGGATTGCCCATTGATCTCAATTTGTTTTGTCTCAGCTagcttggccataaaaatgctaatttcagcggttaaataaatagtattCTCGTTTTAAAGGCGCACATAATAGGCACCAATTAATAAAACGAAAACCCGACCCGACTGGCACGTGACTTTTGCTGACTAGTGTAGACACAATTACGCTGCTATTGTTGCACTCGTTGACTGCTGTCAAATCGCACGCGAAATGTGAAGGCCGGCAATGCAATCGAGATGGCTTCCCCCGATCCTCCCTCCTCAGCCATCCTCCTCTCCAATATTCATATCTTCTCCACAGCCAACTCTATGCCAACTTCATTCATATTCATTCATGTGCCCGGGTCTCCGTCGCCCATTCATGCCTTATTCACCTCACTCTCTGATggaaacaataaattatattcgACACAATTAAGTTGCGGCAAACAGAAATACAAATGTAGTTTCAGAATTGGTAAGCATACTATCGTTCACATATATgagtacatttttaaatggcaaCTACAGCAGTTACGTAGACCTAAGtgtatggaaattaaattaatttattccCTGACTACTCGAATTTCACTAGTTAATGCAAAATATGCTTACAACCGATATTAGCATTTATATCTTCATATGGTTGAACACGAATAAACACTTAGCGCCCCCCAACTGTGATTTTTGATAGTTTGTCGGCTACTTTCAGGCCAGCGCAAAGGTGCTCTTAATTATACCCCTTAATTGTGGAGTAAAAAATTATACTAGATCAGTTGAAAAGTAGTCAGTAGAAGAAATCGTTTCGAACCCTATACAGTAAATAAGTTCTCAATCGGAATCACTACCTTCGTGTCCATCTTTGTGTCTCTCCGTTCGTgtgtctgtccgtatgtctgtccgtataaataTCATCCGTGGTGTCCGTAGTCCAGAATGCGTTATAAACAGCATTCGTTTTACTGCTTTAATATCAATAATAATATCAATCTAGCTAGAATCTAGCTGAATATCAATCCATTatctgagtaacaggtatctaatagtcgggccactcgactaaagcgttcgctcttgttttaattatataatcaAAAGATACgcgaattataataaaatccAATCTAAATTCTAAACGGAAACTGTCAAGCTCCCTGGCCCGAAAGTCTTTTGGGCCGaatacaataaattttatGGACCGAAATTTGATGCTTATGCAAAATGGTCTGGTTGCGAATCCCAGTTGGTTATAAAATGATCCGAATGCCACGGAAGCTGTTACAGTTCTGTCGGACAGATCATCGTTGAAAGTtgccaaaaaccgaaatgtCGTTGAAGCTGGTAAAACCATTTAGTGATATATCCAGCAAGTGTTGTGATCTTATTTTGCGAGTGCTTTCAGTTCTCCTGCCTCTTTGTGCTCACCCTGGCTGCCATCGCCTGTGAGGGACAGTCCCAATACAATCCCTACCTGCGGAACCCCTACTACAGGGATCTGTACTACAGGAACCGCGATCTCTACAATCTTCGCCGTTTCTACGATGGCTTCTACAAGAAGTACAATCCCTACATCGCCGCTGCCCAGGCTAAAATTGTGGAGCAAAACAATGATGCAAACTACGGAGCGGGCTCCTATTCCTACGAGTATGAGACGGAGAATGGCATCCACGGCGAGGAGCGAGGAGTGCCGGTGAGCACTGgcaaccagcagcaggaggagcaagTGGAGGGGGCCTATTCCTTCATCACCCCTGAGGGTCTGCGAGTGGGAGTCAAGTACCTGGCTGATGCCAACGGTTTCCGTCCCGTGATCACCTGTACGTATCCCGACGGTACTCTATATAATGACTCTGATTTATGAAACATTTCTTATAGATGATGGTGTGAACTCCGCTTTTTATGCCGGTCAGCCAGCGCCAGCCAATGTGGTCTATACGAAACACAAAGCTTAAACTATTTCTAACTAGTTGAGTGAAAATGTATGTTCAGCCTTCTTAATTAAATCTACAAATACTAAACTTATTAACGGACGAGTATGTTTTttcttaggaactataaaagcttaTGATTACCATAACGCTCATGAATCCACAAAAGCTATCCACCATTTTGGGAAGTGATATGAGTTTGTTTAGTTTACTATTTTTCTTGTTCTAAAGAAATGTTAAAATATCTTCCAGGTAGTTCTATTAGCTGAGTAGGTGGTATCTGATAGTAGAGGAAATCAATTGTAGCGTTTCgtcttgttttcgttttccatAGATTTTTGTTCATTAACTTTTATTAACTTACGTCTTAAAAGCTCTTTTTAAAAACCGCCAGCGTAAAAGTGTGCTATACAAAAAATTCAATCTATAAAACAATActttaaaactattattaaaATCATACGTTATAACttataagtatatttatttcccaCAATATTGATATAATTAACGTTTCCTCCTTTAAAAAGAACTTGAAACTTAGTAAATGAAAGCAAGCGGATAAGATCATAAAATTATAATCCTTACTGTACTTCAGCTAGCGGGAGCAAGGTCAGACTTAAAGAAATTGGGTCAATTCCTCCTTATCGGAAatgtttctatatatatatgaatttgTAACAAAAGAAAGATTGCGCCTACCGAGAACAAGTACTTAGATTAagacttgttttttttcgctcGCCTTAGCGGGTTCAAGAAAcccattaatttttaaacgcTGCCCGTATATTGTGTATTGAAAATGTTcaatatgtgtacatatatttggCAAAATGTCAGACACTTTCATTACCAACTGCGTTTCGGCCTTTGAAACCAAAAATGCCATTCAACTCAAGGGCCTTTGGTGGTCTTCGAATTCCTCAACTAAAAATTCTTGGTaatttataacaaatatttagtaGGTTTTATTTCGATATACgataataacaaattaattatctTATGCATAGCAACACCGTCAAATTCGACAGTTCGacagataaataaatacgaaataacATGGGATCGGACTTATGTGCGAATATTCTCCGGTTGCCACTCGATGCTGACATCTTCACcttccttttgctttttttgtggattttttcgGTATTGCGATGGCTTGTTATAGGGTTTGCCCGTGGATCACTCGGCAAATGCATGGGGAATGGAGTTGGGTGTTGGATTTTGGGTGTTGGGTTTTGAATGGACTAGGACTGTTTCTGGGGGCTTGGGTAGCGGGAACATGTGGCTGTGAATGAGGGTAGCTCTGGGTCTCGGCACTTAGAGGTCTTAGTGGGACTTGGCTTCCTCGCGGAGACGCTCCAAGGCAGCTTGCTCCtcgcgctcctcctcctcggcgaGCTCCACCTCGTGCTCCAGCATGTGGATCTGCTCGGTCAGCTCCTTGGGCATCTCCTCCAGATGGATCGCCTTGATCTGCGCCTTGAGATCCTTGGTCATGTGATTGATGCGGAAACCGCGATGATCGAACTGAGCGCCTCCGTTGATCTTGTGCTGCTCCTCCACGTACTTGAGGGCACGGGCAATAGCCTCGGGGATCGGGTGAATGTGGTCGCCCTGGGGCATGAAGCCACCATCGTTGGAGGCGTAGTTGACGCGGTAAAGCTTGCCATCGTCACCGGTGTACTCATAGAAGCCCTTGGCATGGGTTCCTCCGGTGTGGTGAAGCTTGGCCTGCTCCTCTCCATAGATTCCATTCTCGGTCAGGTATCTGTgtgggaaaataaatttaaatggtttaaatgGTTAATGGTTAAAATCAAGGACTCTTCTTTTTCATTGGTGCTACCAAAATAAAGACATGAGAGTTATAAGAATCATTCAGAAACTTACGAGTGGTCGTATTTGTCCTGCTTGCGGACCTCTTCCTTGTGCAGGATCTTGTGGCGACCCTCGTCATCGTAGTTGAAGAGAATATTGCGGGGCGTGGTGGTGgtcgtggtggtggaggtCGTCGTCCTCTTGGTGGTCGTGGTTGGTTTCTTGGTGGTCGTGGTCTGCGAGTGTTGTTGTGGGTGTTGTGATCATTGGCGTTGGCTTGGGTGTTCTGATCGGGCGTGTGTGCATGCGAGTGTGTGGCATGGTGTTTGGTGGCAAAGGATATTGTTGGGGGTCATGCGGGAAACGGGGATACCGAATGTGGGGTGTCATGTAGCGCGGAATGGTCGATTTTGTTGCGGAGCCGAAAAACATTCGCATGTTATGAAAGCAGGGGATTCGGGATTTGTGTGTTGGGGGTAGGTTTCGCTGTGTTGGCCGGATGTTGGAATTCGATGTTTGGGATTCTTGTGGGATCTGGTGGGATCTTAGTACTGTGTGCTCGGTTGGTGATGGGGTTCATGATCGGGGAAGCCGTACTCCAAGGGGATTTCTGGTACGTTAAACTCGGCGTTACTTACTGTGTACAGGTCGTGGCTGAAATGGGCAAAAGCACATGATATAAAACACAATACTCCACCGAAATCAGATGCGTCACTCACTTGTAAGGCCTGTCGTCATGGACATAGGGAATGTTCAAACCAGCATAGGGTCCATAGCCACCATCATAGGGGTTGGGAATGTGATGGTAGATTCCAAGCTCACGCTGATCGCTCACGTGTCTATAAGGGATTGGCATGTGATGATAGCGACCTTTGGGGAAGAAACAAAATCGGAAGTTAGTGGGCAGTCTCGATGATTTAGCTAGGGTTTCTCTGGTGTTCGGGTGAGTGACGTGCGATTACGTTTCGAAACTATTCAAGTTATTAATATCTAACATTAGATATTTACACAGTTAATTAGTTTCTAATTAGGTTTTTGTACAAAAGAGGCAGCTGGGTCTGAATTGGTTGCAATTTGCAGTTAATTTACAGTCGGTAAGCCACAGTGGGTATTCTTTGGAAACTGCTTTTTGTGTGAAATGATTGCTGTTTGTGTGATTGTGAGGCAGATGTATCTTTTTCTCCTTCTTTCAATAGTTTACCTAGACTTTCTTGCGAACCACTCCGGCCTAGAGTATGAGTATAAGAAGTGAATGATTAATATCGGAGTGCTTAAAGTAAAAACGGTTCTTTGGTTAGTGATAGAAGCTCGGCTCAAGGCCTGAATAATctgaattttttttacaatatCGCTAATTTCAGACGTCAGCCTTGAGCTTGAACTTATTCGAGAGACAGCGGATTATTCGTGTAGGTGAGTGTGTGTTATCGAAGTCGCCGGCTATATATACGCAGATATACATATGGGGTATAGTATGTATGTTAGTATCTGGGCAAGTCGTTCTTGCTTCTCGATCGATTCACATTTGCTGGGTGTTAGTGGGCGGTTGCAGCGGCATGCAGtcattgggcgtggcagtaggCACgatatttgctatttgcttGGCTCACGAAAATACCTTCGTTCTGCGTATTCCCATGGTACCTTCCATCGTCGCTGGGGCGATACTTGCCATCGCTAGAGGATTGCTGTGGAACCGTATACTTGCCATTATCATCCGGAACGGGACTGCTCTGGCAGACAACGAAGAGGGCctgcggaggaggaggatgtggTTTAATATACCGCTTTGCATAATGCGCTCAAATGTGACAGGAAGTGGCGGTTGAATGTACTCAAACAGTTGAGTTTCGCGATTTATCTGCGGATGGCAGTCATGGTTCAAGGCTTCACACAAGGTGCAGCAGCAAATTAATTGTGCTAAAACTGGCTGACAAACAGTGAAGTGATTTGATTTATATACGCCTTTCCTTAGGCACGTGAGTTAAACTTGGGGGCACAACACTTCGTCACCGAATCAGGACTGTATATCCTTTGGCGCTACTCACCGCAACCAGGCAGAAGCTCAGCATAGAGTTGGTGAACATGTTTGCTTTGAGTATCCTTGGGTATCCTTTTGAGGTGAGATAACTGAGTTGGTAGTCCTGCTCGAAAGGCGACTGCAACAGGAATGTTTGGTTTCCCTTCCAGTACACCGGATTTATATAGAAATGTGCCAGGTTCGCAGTCGCAGCGCTGCTCTCAACGCATCGTCGCGCCTAAAATTCTCAGAGCGGAGATGGAGATTCGTCGGTTCACTTCGGTTCATCAGCTACATTTCTTGAAGAGTTGTACACCGAGCTGCTCCCTTTGGATTTTTAGACAGAAGATGAGCCGAATTCTTCTGGTTCCACCTTTTGTCTGGTTCTCTCCGCCGCTTCCAGCTTAATCGCTCTCCGGAGCACCAACTTTATGGCGTATCAATGTCACAAGTAAAcgtaatttcatttattaccAATTaggcaatttgtattttttgacAAATGACACTTAATCGAGTTCTCCCTCCAATATGGTTCTTTCTAGAGCGTAGGATATGGGACTTTTACTGACTCACCAGAGTTATTTACTCTAGTTGTGAAGAAGAAATTCCCATGTTTCACAGAATTGTCATCAAAATTCGTCTGAACAATAAGAGCGAATTATTTTGGaagcaatttcattttgatgaTAATCGAAGGTTAGTTCAGGTCGAAGC
This sequence is a window from Drosophila teissieri strain GT53w chromosome 2R, Prin_Dtei_1.1, whole genome shotgun sequence. Protein-coding genes within it:
- the LOC122614451 gene encoding cuticle protein AM1239, which gives rise to MSLKLFSCLFVLTLAAIACEGQSQYNPYLRNPYYRDLYYRNRDLYNLRRFYDGFYKKYNPYIAAAQAKIVEQNNDANYGAGSYSYEYETENGIHGEERGVPVSTGNQQQEEQVEGAYSFITPEGLRVGVKYLADANGFRPVITYDGVNSAFYAGQPAPANVVYTKHKA
- the LOC122614208 gene encoding larval cuticle protein LCP-30 isoform X3; the protein is MFTNSMLSFCLVAALFVVCQSSPVPDDNGKYTVPQQSSSDGKYRPSDDGRYHGNTQNEGRYHHMPIPYRHVSDQRELGIYHHIPNPYDGGYGPYAGLNIPYVHDDRPYNHDLYTTTTTKKPTTTTKRTTTSTTTTTTTPRNILFNYDDEGRHKILHKEEVRKQDKYDHSYLTENGIYGEEQAKLHHTGGTHAKGFYEYTGDDGKLYRVNYASNDGGFMPQGDHIHPIPEAIARALKYVEEQHKINGGAQFDHRGFRINHMTKDLKAQIKAIHLEEMPKELTEQIHMLEHEVELAEEEEREEQAALERLREEAKSH
- the LOC122614208 gene encoding larval cuticle protein LCP-30 isoform X2, which gives rise to MFTNSMLSFCLVAALFVVCQSSPVPDDNGKYTVPQQSSSDGKYRPSDDGRYHGNTQNEGRSGSQESLGRYHHMPIPYRHVSDQRELGIYHHIPNPYDGGYGPYAGLNIPYVHDDRPYNHDLYTTTTTKKPTTTTKRTTTSTTTTTTTPRNILFNYDDEGRHKILHKEEVRKQDKYDHSYLTENGIYGEEQAKLHHTGGTHAKGFYEYTGDDGKLYRVNYASNDGGFMPQGDHIHPIPEAIARALKYVEEQHKINGGAQFDHRGFRINHMTKDLKAQIKAIHLEEMPKELTEQIHMLEHEVELAEEEEREEQAALERLREEAKSH
- the LOC122614208 gene encoding uncharacterized protein LOC122614208 isoform X1, yielding MFTNSMLSFCLVAALFVVCQSSPVPDDNGRSGSQESLGRYHHMPIPYRHVSDQRELGIYHHIPNPYDGGYGPYAGLNIPYVHDDRPYNHDLYTVSNAEFNVPEIPLEYGFPDHEPHHQPSTQY